Proteins encoded within one genomic window of Rhododendron vialii isolate Sample 1 chromosome 1a, ASM3025357v1:
- the LOC131328391 gene encoding TMV resistance protein N-like, producing MDALRAEGCSSSSILISPQWVYDVFVSFRGSDTRKKFTSHLFAALEDNGFHTFRDDKELERGEFISDGLLKAIEGSRISLIVFSKDYAGSRWCLDELVKIMDCRETFKQIVVPIFYDVVPSDVRKQMGVLQDAFANHKKRLREEPDGKVEKWRAALTKAANLSGRHLLKDGYFPRPF from the coding sequence ATGGATGCCTTGCGGGCAGAAGGATGTTCTTCCTCTTCCATACTCATCTCACCACAATGGGTATACGACGTCTTCGTGAGTTTCAGAGGCTCCGATACTCGTAAAAAGTTTACCAGCCATCTGTTTGCTGCTTTAGAGGACAATGGTTTTCACACATTCAGGGACGACAAAGAGCTCGAAAGAGGAGAATTTATTAGCGATGGACTACTGAAAGCAATTGAGGGTTCCAGAATTTCTTTAATAGTATTCTCAAAAGACTATGCTGGGTCGAGGTGGTGCCTTGATGAACTTGTGAAGATCATGGATTGTAGGGAGACTTTCAAACAGATTGTTGTGCCCATCTTTTATGATGTTGTTCCATCCGATGTGCGGAAGCAGATGGGGGTTCTTCAAGATGCATTTGCCAACCACAAAAAGCGTCTTAGAGAGGAACCAGATGGCAAGGTGGAAAAGTGGAGGGCAGCTCTTACTAAAGCTGCCAATTTGTCAGGTCGACACTTGCTGAAGGACGGGTATTTTCCTCGACCCTTCTGA
- the LOC131302711 gene encoding disease resistance protein RUN1-like isoform X3 has protein sequence MNNLWLLHLDYTHLTTGYEHISRRLLWLSWKGFPLDCILWNFSMEKLVALDLSYSRLKKVWNGNMVLGKLKFLYLSHCHYLTRTPNFSGLSSLEELLLNDCKSLVEVDESIRCLNKLFVLGMKNCTKLRKLPSSIWMLKSLKHLDLSGCSNLGNLAVFKGPLYKLRCLFFSSWTLPPKAVDSIGLSCTPIQASSCLKELNLDGCHLLYLPEEIGNLISLQTLDLAKNTLSILPDGICNLICLKRLHLEENNVSNLPSGIGRLTSLESLYLSRNSLCTLPDTIGKLSCLKYLLVGNNKLSHLPSEIGDLESLERLVLEGNNGFRALPESICKLVRLRYLDLNDCNLSHLPSEIDRLISLKYLFLGHDTWLTLPDSIWHLPRLKFISLKNCAKLRSLPKLPTCTSVSAKRCPSLESLPLELDQLGWFGNYSGSKKLAENNYLTSLLNQLPKSKGLSELEDVVRILVPAGEEELRIWFPYHDGRGPNVSFVVPHSPSMNQKMLGWILRLVVWAPRETKKSFVVLPSPPPSVHQEVSIDDVICNKIRWTKNGVFQFLVYPTDVDHVWLIYIPRGYGGLQLEGGDEVEIEMYQTGADVMEIPIDVTHPNTFVKKWAIDLIYEADEIHKANDTCCQVVYNIQL, from the exons atgaacaACCTATGGCTGCTTCATCTCGATTACACTCATCTAACTACTGGTTATGAACATATTTCCAGAAGGCTATTATGGCTAAGCTGGAAAGGCTTCCCTTTGGATTGTATACTGTGGAATTTTTCTATGGAGAAGCTAGTTGCTCTCGATTTGAGTTATAGCAGGCTGAAAAAAGTTTGGAATGGAAACATG GTTCTGGGCAAGCTGAAGTTCCTTTACCTCAGTCACTGCCATTACCTAACCAGAACCCCTAACTTCTCTGGACTCTCCTCTCTTGAGGAGTTGTTGCTTAATGATTGCAAAAGTTTGGTGGAGGTTGACGAGTCTATTAGATGTCTGAACAAACTTTTTGTCCTGGGCATGAAAAACTGTACAAAACTTCGAAAGCTCCCCTCTAGCATTTGGATGTTGAAATCTCTCAAACATCTTGATCTCTCTGGCTGCTCCAACCTAGGAAACTTAGCTGTATTTAAAGGACCGTTGTATAAATTACGGTGCTTATTCTTCTCGTCTTGGACATTGCCACCAAAGGCTGTGGATTCTATTGGGTTGTCATGCACCCCTATCCAGGCCTCCAGTTGCTTAAAGGAATTAAATCTGGACGGCTGCCATTTGTTATATCTACCGGAGGAAATAGGGAATCTAATCTCATTACAGACTCTAGATCTTGCCAAAAACACTTTGAGTATCTTGCCGGATGGTATCTGTAACCTTATTTGCTTGAAGCGTTTGCATTTGGAAGAAAACAATGTGTCAAATCTGCCTAGTGGAATCGGGAGGTTGACCTCGTTAGAGAGTTTGTATCTTTCAAGAAACAGTTTATGTACCCTACCGGATACCATTGGTAAGCTGTCTTGCTTGAAGTATTTGTTGGTGGGAAATAACAAGCTCTCTCATCTTCCTAGTGAAATTGGGGATTTGGAGTCTTTGGAGAGGTTGGTACTTGAGGGTAATAATGGTTTCCGTGCCTTACCGGAAAGTATATGCAAACTTGTTCGCTTGCGTTATTTGGATTTGAATGACTGCAACTTGTCTCATCTGCCCAGTGAAATTGATAGGTTGATTTCATTGAAGTATTTGTTCCTTGGACATGACACATGGCTTACCTTACCCGATAGTATCTGGCACCTTCCTCGCTTGAAGTTTATCAGCTTGAAAAATTGTGCAAAGCTCCGATCTCTTCCAAAGCTTCCAACATGTACTTCTGTGTCTGCAAAGCGTTGCCCATCATTAGAAAGCCTACCACTTGAATTGGACCAGCTAGGGTGGTTTGGGAACTATTCGGGATCCAAGAAATTAGCTGAGAACAATTATTTAACTAGTCTCTTAAACCAACTCCCCAAGAGTAAG GGGCTCTCTGAACTTGAGGATGTTGTTCGTATTCTTGTTCCAGCAGGGGAGGAGGAGCTTCGTATTTGGTTCCCGTACCATGATGGTAGAGGGCCAAATGTATCTTTTGTGGTGCCGCATTCTCCTTCTATGAACCAGAAAATGTTGGGTTGGATTCTACGCTTAGTAGTCTGGGCTCCCCGAGAAACCAAAAAATCTTTTGTGGTGCtgccttctcctcctccttctgtGCACCAAGAGGTATCGATTGATGATGTGATCTGCAATAAAATCCGATGGACAAAGAATGGAGTATTCCAGTTTCTAGTCTATCCCACCGATGTAGATCATGTGTGGCTTATTTATATACCACGGGGTTATGGAGGATTGCAATTAGAAGGTGG
- the LOC131328384 gene encoding disease resistance protein Roq1-like, which produces MVVSRFNEYLFLFLMLIDNVQIGRDEAELIKMIIEDVRKVNPTHLNVPDRQVGLDRRVAKLNVLLNMEYNCVGIVAIWGMGGIGKTTIAKRLYNLIQYKFERSGIKVIRKKAFGRKKVLVVLDDVYNDQQLKALAIDRDSFAPGSRIIITTRDKSSLKILELGENKIHGLEKLDEDESLELFSWHAFKEDHPPQDYLDLSRQIVHYAGGLPLALEVLGKA; this is translated from the exons ATGGTTGTTTCTAGATTTAATGAGTATTTATTCTTGTTTCTTATGTTAATTGATAATGTACAAATTGGTAGAGATGAAGCAGAGTTAATTAAGATGATCATTGAAGATGTTAGAAAAGTAAATCCAACACATCTAAATGTTCCAGACCGCCAAGTTGGACTAGACCGTCGTGTTGCAAAGCTCAATGTGTTGCTGAACATGGAATACAATTGTGTTGGCATTGTTGCCATATGGGGCATGGGTGGAATTGGCAAGACTACAATTGCAAAAAGGCTGTATAATCTCATCCAATACAAGTTTGAACGTAGCG GCATCAAGGTTATAAGGAAGAAAGCTTTTGGTCGAAAAAAGGTTCTTGTTGTTTTGGATGATGTGTATAATGACCAACAATTGAAGGCACTAGCCATAGATCGAGATTCCTTCGCTCCTGGAAGCAGAATCATCATAACAACAAGAGATAAGTCTTCGCTAAAAATCCTCGAATTGGGTGAGAATAAGATACACGGGCTAGAGAAATTGGACGAGGACGAATCCCTTGAGCTCTTTAGTTGGCATGCCTTTAAGGAAGACCATCCTCCACAAGACTATTTGGACCTTTCACGCCAAATTGTGCATTATGCTGGAGGGCTTCCATTAGCTCTTGAAGTTTTGG GGAAAGCTTAA
- the LOC131302711 gene encoding disease resistance protein RPV1-like isoform X2 gives MSFDSLSEQLKKLFLDMACFFVGMGQDFTVKILEGCNISAKDGIRKLADRCLIKYEYYQIVMHDMIRDMGKEIVRQESLEDPGKRSRLWYPDNVLEVLRYGTGTEAVKGLILNATDVQVNAKAFEKMNNLWLLHLDYTHLTTGYEHISRRLLWLSWKGFPLDCILWNFSMEKLVALDLSYSRLKKVWNGNMVLGKLKFLYLSHCHYLTRTPNFSGLSSLEELLLNDCKSLVEVDESIRCLNKLFVLGMKNCTKLRKLPSSIWMLKSLKHLDLSGCSNLGNLAVDSIGLSCTPIQASSCLKELNLDGCHLLYLPEEIGNLISLQTLDLAKNTLSILPDGICNLICLKRLHLEENNVSNLPSGIGRLTSLESLYLSRNSLCTLPDTIGKLSCLKYLLVGNNKLSHLPSEIGDLESLERLVLEGNNGFRALPESICKLVRLRYLDLNDCNLSHLPSEIDRLISLKYLFLGHDTWLTLPDSIWHLPRLKFISLKNCAKLRSLPKLPTCTSVSAKRCPSLESLPLELDQLGWFGNYSGSKKLAENNYLTSLLNQLPKSKGLSELEDVVRILVPAGEEELRIWFPYHDGRGPNVSFVVPHSPSMNQKMLGWILRLVVWAPRETKKSFVVLPSPPPSVHQEVSIDDVICNKIRWTKNGVFQFLVYPTDVDHVWLIYIPRGYGGLQLEGGDEVEIEMYQTGADVMEIPIDVTHPNTFVKKWAIDLIYEADEIHKANDTCCQVVYNIQL, from the exons ATGAGTTTTGATTCGCTAAGCGAGCAATTGAAGAAGTTGTTCCTAGATAtggcatgtttttttgttggaatgGGTCAAGATTTTACAGTAAAAATATTGGAAGGCTGCAACATTTCTGCGAAAGATGGGATTCGGAAACTAGCCGATCGgtgtctcataaagtacgagtacTACCAAATTGTGATGCATGATATGATTAGAGACATGGGCAAAGAAATTGTCCGGCAAGAATCTCTTGAGGATCCTGGGAAGCGTAGCCGATTGTGGTATCCTGACAATGTCCTTGAAGTTCTGAGATATGGCACG GGAACTGAAGCAGTTAAAGGCCTCATCCTAAATGCAACAGATGTCCAAGTGAATGCCAAGGcatttgaaaaaatgaacaACCTATGGCTGCTTCATCTCGATTACACTCATCTAACTACTGGTTATGAACATATTTCCAGAAGGCTATTATGGCTAAGCTGGAAAGGCTTCCCTTTGGATTGTATACTGTGGAATTTTTCTATGGAGAAGCTAGTTGCTCTCGATTTGAGTTATAGCAGGCTGAAAAAAGTTTGGAATGGAAACATG GTTCTGGGCAAGCTGAAGTTCCTTTACCTCAGTCACTGCCATTACCTAACCAGAACCCCTAACTTCTCTGGACTCTCCTCTCTTGAGGAGTTGTTGCTTAATGATTGCAAAAGTTTGGTGGAGGTTGACGAGTCTATTAGATGTCTGAACAAACTTTTTGTCCTGGGCATGAAAAACTGTACAAAACTTCGAAAGCTCCCCTCTAGCATTTGGATGTTGAAATCTCTCAAACATCTTGATCTCTCTGGCTGCTCCAACCTAGGAAACTTA GCTGTGGATTCTATTGGGTTGTCATGCACCCCTATCCAGGCCTCCAGTTGCTTAAAGGAATTAAATCTGGACGGCTGCCATTTGTTATATCTACCGGAGGAAATAGGGAATCTAATCTCATTACAGACTCTAGATCTTGCCAAAAACACTTTGAGTATCTTGCCGGATGGTATCTGTAACCTTATTTGCTTGAAGCGTTTGCATTTGGAAGAAAACAATGTGTCAAATCTGCCTAGTGGAATCGGGAGGTTGACCTCGTTAGAGAGTTTGTATCTTTCAAGAAACAGTTTATGTACCCTACCGGATACCATTGGTAAGCTGTCTTGCTTGAAGTATTTGTTGGTGGGAAATAACAAGCTCTCTCATCTTCCTAGTGAAATTGGGGATTTGGAGTCTTTGGAGAGGTTGGTACTTGAGGGTAATAATGGTTTCCGTGCCTTACCGGAAAGTATATGCAAACTTGTTCGCTTGCGTTATTTGGATTTGAATGACTGCAACTTGTCTCATCTGCCCAGTGAAATTGATAGGTTGATTTCATTGAAGTATTTGTTCCTTGGACATGACACATGGCTTACCTTACCCGATAGTATCTGGCACCTTCCTCGCTTGAAGTTTATCAGCTTGAAAAATTGTGCAAAGCTCCGATCTCTTCCAAAGCTTCCAACATGTACTTCTGTGTCTGCAAAGCGTTGCCCATCATTAGAAAGCCTACCACTTGAATTGGACCAGCTAGGGTGGTTTGGGAACTATTCGGGATCCAAGAAATTAGCTGAGAACAATTATTTAACTAGTCTCTTAAACCAACTCCCCAAGAGTAAG GGGCTCTCTGAACTTGAGGATGTTGTTCGTATTCTTGTTCCAGCAGGGGAGGAGGAGCTTCGTATTTGGTTCCCGTACCATGATGGTAGAGGGCCAAATGTATCTTTTGTGGTGCCGCATTCTCCTTCTATGAACCAGAAAATGTTGGGTTGGATTCTACGCTTAGTAGTCTGGGCTCCCCGAGAAACCAAAAAATCTTTTGTGGTGCtgccttctcctcctccttctgtGCACCAAGAGGTATCGATTGATGATGTGATCTGCAATAAAATCCGATGGACAAAGAATGGAGTATTCCAGTTTCTAGTCTATCCCACCGATGTAGATCATGTGTGGCTTATTTATATACCACGGGGTTATGGAGGATTGCAATTAGAAGGTGG
- the LOC131302711 gene encoding disease resistance protein RPV1-like isoform X1 produces MSFDSLSEQLKKLFLDMACFFVGMGQDFTVKILEGCNISAKDGIRKLADRCLIKYEYYQIVMHDMIRDMGKEIVRQESLEDPGKRSRLWYPDNVLEVLRYGTGTEAVKGLILNATDVQVNAKAFEKMNNLWLLHLDYTHLTTGYEHISRRLLWLSWKGFPLDCILWNFSMEKLVALDLSYSRLKKVWNGNMVLGKLKFLYLSHCHYLTRTPNFSGLSSLEELLLNDCKSLVEVDESIRCLNKLFVLGMKNCTKLRKLPSSIWMLKSLKHLDLSGCSNLGNLAVFKGPLYKLRCLFFSSWTLPPKAVDSIGLSCTPIQASSCLKELNLDGCHLLYLPEEIGNLISLQTLDLAKNTLSILPDGICNLICLKRLHLEENNVSNLPSGIGRLTSLESLYLSRNSLCTLPDTIGKLSCLKYLLVGNNKLSHLPSEIGDLESLERLVLEGNNGFRALPESICKLVRLRYLDLNDCNLSHLPSEIDRLISLKYLFLGHDTWLTLPDSIWHLPRLKFISLKNCAKLRSLPKLPTCTSVSAKRCPSLESLPLELDQLGWFGNYSGSKKLAENNYLTSLLNQLPKSKGLSELEDVVRILVPAGEEELRIWFPYHDGRGPNVSFVVPHSPSMNQKMLGWILRLVVWAPRETKKSFVVLPSPPPSVHQEVSIDDVICNKIRWTKNGVFQFLVYPTDVDHVWLIYIPRGYGGLQLEGGDEVEIEMYQTGADVMEIPIDVTHPNTFVKKWAIDLIYEADEIHKANDTCCQVVYNIQL; encoded by the exons ATGAGTTTTGATTCGCTAAGCGAGCAATTGAAGAAGTTGTTCCTAGATAtggcatgtttttttgttggaatgGGTCAAGATTTTACAGTAAAAATATTGGAAGGCTGCAACATTTCTGCGAAAGATGGGATTCGGAAACTAGCCGATCGgtgtctcataaagtacgagtacTACCAAATTGTGATGCATGATATGATTAGAGACATGGGCAAAGAAATTGTCCGGCAAGAATCTCTTGAGGATCCTGGGAAGCGTAGCCGATTGTGGTATCCTGACAATGTCCTTGAAGTTCTGAGATATGGCACG GGAACTGAAGCAGTTAAAGGCCTCATCCTAAATGCAACAGATGTCCAAGTGAATGCCAAGGcatttgaaaaaatgaacaACCTATGGCTGCTTCATCTCGATTACACTCATCTAACTACTGGTTATGAACATATTTCCAGAAGGCTATTATGGCTAAGCTGGAAAGGCTTCCCTTTGGATTGTATACTGTGGAATTTTTCTATGGAGAAGCTAGTTGCTCTCGATTTGAGTTATAGCAGGCTGAAAAAAGTTTGGAATGGAAACATG GTTCTGGGCAAGCTGAAGTTCCTTTACCTCAGTCACTGCCATTACCTAACCAGAACCCCTAACTTCTCTGGACTCTCCTCTCTTGAGGAGTTGTTGCTTAATGATTGCAAAAGTTTGGTGGAGGTTGACGAGTCTATTAGATGTCTGAACAAACTTTTTGTCCTGGGCATGAAAAACTGTACAAAACTTCGAAAGCTCCCCTCTAGCATTTGGATGTTGAAATCTCTCAAACATCTTGATCTCTCTGGCTGCTCCAACCTAGGAAACTTAGCTGTATTTAAAGGACCGTTGTATAAATTACGGTGCTTATTCTTCTCGTCTTGGACATTGCCACCAAAGGCTGTGGATTCTATTGGGTTGTCATGCACCCCTATCCAGGCCTCCAGTTGCTTAAAGGAATTAAATCTGGACGGCTGCCATTTGTTATATCTACCGGAGGAAATAGGGAATCTAATCTCATTACAGACTCTAGATCTTGCCAAAAACACTTTGAGTATCTTGCCGGATGGTATCTGTAACCTTATTTGCTTGAAGCGTTTGCATTTGGAAGAAAACAATGTGTCAAATCTGCCTAGTGGAATCGGGAGGTTGACCTCGTTAGAGAGTTTGTATCTTTCAAGAAACAGTTTATGTACCCTACCGGATACCATTGGTAAGCTGTCTTGCTTGAAGTATTTGTTGGTGGGAAATAACAAGCTCTCTCATCTTCCTAGTGAAATTGGGGATTTGGAGTCTTTGGAGAGGTTGGTACTTGAGGGTAATAATGGTTTCCGTGCCTTACCGGAAAGTATATGCAAACTTGTTCGCTTGCGTTATTTGGATTTGAATGACTGCAACTTGTCTCATCTGCCCAGTGAAATTGATAGGTTGATTTCATTGAAGTATTTGTTCCTTGGACATGACACATGGCTTACCTTACCCGATAGTATCTGGCACCTTCCTCGCTTGAAGTTTATCAGCTTGAAAAATTGTGCAAAGCTCCGATCTCTTCCAAAGCTTCCAACATGTACTTCTGTGTCTGCAAAGCGTTGCCCATCATTAGAAAGCCTACCACTTGAATTGGACCAGCTAGGGTGGTTTGGGAACTATTCGGGATCCAAGAAATTAGCTGAGAACAATTATTTAACTAGTCTCTTAAACCAACTCCCCAAGAGTAAG GGGCTCTCTGAACTTGAGGATGTTGTTCGTATTCTTGTTCCAGCAGGGGAGGAGGAGCTTCGTATTTGGTTCCCGTACCATGATGGTAGAGGGCCAAATGTATCTTTTGTGGTGCCGCATTCTCCTTCTATGAACCAGAAAATGTTGGGTTGGATTCTACGCTTAGTAGTCTGGGCTCCCCGAGAAACCAAAAAATCTTTTGTGGTGCtgccttctcctcctccttctgtGCACCAAGAGGTATCGATTGATGATGTGATCTGCAATAAAATCCGATGGACAAAGAATGGAGTATTCCAGTTTCTAGTCTATCCCACCGATGTAGATCATGTGTGGCTTATTTATATACCACGGGGTTATGGAGGATTGCAATTAGAAGGTGG
- the LOC131328399 gene encoding uncharacterized protein LOC131328399, translating to MKPLLHNHETGVSDYGYSSDRFKQKEKSTGERIHEMEIERMDSHRSYQKGFHKPKRSVDEKSGGERIHDVGIKRMNSHYFMDHNCQTGFQKPRLSADELSGGEFFHAVGIKRSNSHHIGDHNDQTVLQMPRLSADGYSRDCFGELRTVIRDSLAGQNLLPPSCIEERDFCQKRAPDSAPGIASTSSSQSSMGNSHEFASSNSSLSSKAPNKPKGSYLIAKLMGIEEFPRKWLEHEKISSPRRAVFNTDMPKARKPQSAAYKADTEQVKLKEIVETMHLKGLLKSNAAEGLGLQYRHSNVSDSKKRFSEDAPPIVIMRPWCISSAEEREPRLQKLIREIEALDMSDSQGGLNSVDICGRVKKGDETPTKRISLERDKGSKVVRAKLEEISVKTKGKLSSNKSNPSVAVNQQQRKREIEKRVDKVQKVAPCRKKPEEVENVKSKGAIKWQDEAKVTSPKERRPEVGSIIAKSRVFQQKYTSSSVISKHAKPAVPQNIGDRKKNRNNERPVKAPLAADFVVENESVGCKYGDKLMYISCENEADTTIIYPTAADQPLTNEGTDASEIQIDEQCNSSQDFPDDILPQTTQHESFNESAEETKHCISQKVAEMICFRTETNAEDLILSSPSFLSYAEEIYDINSNNAIHLKPTSLNNHETNERRLLLDCANELMQYRILRCKLTTCTSIVTHSHELFKIHYFPISIGGGSKRWN from the exons ATGAAACCTTTGCTTCATAATCACGAAACGGGAGTTTCTGATTATGGGTATTCAAGTGATCGTTTCAAACAGAAAGAGAAATCCACTGGAGAAAGGATTCATGAAATGGAGATAGAAAGAATGGATTCCCATCGAAGTTATCAAAAAGGGTTTCACAAGCCGAAGCGCTCTGTTGATGAGAAATCTGGCGGGGAGAGAATTCACGACGTGGGGATCAAAAGAATGAATTCCCATTACTTCATGGATCATAATTGTCAAACAGGCTTTCAGAAGCCGAGACTTTCTGCAGATGAGTTATCGGGGGGAGAATTTTTTCATGCCGTGGGGATTAAAAGATCAAATTCCCATCACATTGGAGATCACAATGACCAAACGGTATTACAAATGCCTAGACTTTCTGCTGATGGGTATTCAAGGGATTGTTTCGGCGAACTAAGGACAGTAATCAGAGACAGCCTTGCTGGGCAAAATCTTCTCCCGCCCAGTTGCATCGAGGAAAGGGATTTCTGCCAAAAAAGAGCTCCGGACTCAGCTCCTGGTATTGCCTCCACTAGCTCAAGCCAATCCTCAATGGGTAACTCCCATGAGTTTGCCTCTTCTAACAGTTCTCTCTCATCAAAGGCTCCAAACAAGCCAAAAGGCTCATATTTGATTGCCAAGCTTATGGGTATTGAAGAATTTCCCAGGAAATGGTTAGAACATGAGAAGATTTCCAGTCCGAGAAGAGCTGTGTTCAATACTGACATGCCTAAGGCAAGGAAGCCCCAGTCCGCTGCTTATAAGGCGGATACAGAACAGGTGAAACTGAAAGAAATAGTTGAAACTATGCACTTGAAAGGGCTTCTGAAAAGCAATGCTGCTGAAGGGTTAGGGCTTCAATACCGCCATTCTAATGTCTCTGACTCCAAAAAGAG GTTCAGTGAAGATGCCCCACCTATTGTTATTATGAGACCTTGGTGTATTTCAAGTGCAGAGGAAAGAGAGCCTCGTCTGCAAAAGCTTATTCGGGAGATTGAAGCCCTTGATATGTCCGATAGCCAAGGTGGTTTAAATTCTGTTGACATCTGTGGAAGAGTTAAAAAGGGGGATGAAACTCCAACCAAAAGGATTAGTCTAGAACGGGATAAAGGCTCTAAAGTGGTACGAGCAAAACTGGAAGAAATATCAGTCAAGACTAAGGGCAAGTTGTCTTCTAATAAGTCAAACCCTTCTGTAGCAGTAAATCAGCAACAGAGGAAGAGGGAAATTGAGAAGAGAGTTGATAAGGTGCAAAAGGTGGCCCCTTGCAGGAAGAAACCGGAAGAAGTGGAGAATGTGAAATCTAAAGGCGCTATCAAGTGGCAGGATGAAGCCAAAGTGACCTCCCCAAAAGAAAGAAGACCTGAGGTGGGATCGATCATTGCAAAGAGTCGTGTGttccaacaaaaatataccTCTTCAAGCGTCATTTCTAAACATGCAAAACCAGCTGTACCCCAGAACATTGGTGATCGAAAAAAGAATCGCAATAATGAAAGGCCAGTCAAGGCACCCTTGGCAGCTGATTTTGTT GTGGAAAATGAAAGCGTAGGATGCAAATATGGTGACAAGCTGATGTATATTAGTTGTGAAAATGAAGCTGATACAACAATAATCTACCCCACAGCTGCAGATCAACCTCTCACTAATGAAGGGACAGATGCCTCTGAAATTCAGATTGACG AACAATGCAATAGCAGCCAGGATTTTCCCGACGATATTCTACCGCAGACTACCCAACACGAAAGCTTCAATGAATCGGCTGAAGAAACCAAGCACTGCATAAGTCAGAAGGTAGCTGAGATGATATGCTTCAGAACAGAAACCAATGCAGAAGACTTGATCTTGAGCAGTCCATCATTCCTCAGTTATGCAGAGGAAATCTATGATATCAACTCTAACAATGCCATACATTTGAAGCCAACTAGCTTAAACAACCACGAAACCAATGAGAGGAGACTCTTGTTGGACTGTGCAAACGAACTCATGCAATATAGAATCCTAAGGTGTAAATTAACAACCTGTACATCCATTGTTACTCATTCCCATGAGCTGTTCAAAATCCACTACTTCCCTATCTCAATTGGCGGAGGAAGTAAGCGATGGAATTGA